From Staphylococcus sp. M0911, a single genomic window includes:
- a CDS encoding NAD(P)-binding protein, translating to MQMPIMINLSQMNVVVIGGGRIATRRVELLLEYAKQIHIVSPQITEHLNELIQQQQVTWHQKEFEASDVENADLVIAATNDDLVNDEVKQHLGSRTLFNHVGNAKEGNITFPNQLRRGKLTLSVSTDGASPKLAKQIIQDLAQTYDASYEDYIDFLYESRQLIKEKALTSTERQRLLQDILTEEYKHPNAQQSFINWLKTLDSSR from the coding sequence ATGCAAATGCCAATCATGATTAATTTATCACAAATGAATGTTGTGGTTATTGGAGGTGGTCGAATAGCGACACGACGTGTGGAATTGCTACTTGAGTATGCCAAACAGATTCACATAGTAAGCCCTCAAATAACGGAACATTTAAATGAGCTTATCCAACAACAACAGGTAACATGGCATCAAAAGGAATTTGAAGCCTCAGATGTTGAAAATGCAGACTTAGTCATCGCTGCTACTAATGACGACCTAGTGAATGACGAGGTTAAACAACATCTAGGGTCTCGCACATTATTTAATCATGTAGGTAATGCAAAAGAGGGTAATATCACATTTCCTAATCAACTTAGAAGAGGCAAGCTCACTTTAAGTGTATCAACAGATGGCGCAAGTCCTAAACTAGCTAAGCAAATCATTCAGGATTTGGCACAAACGTATGATGCTTCATATGAAGATTATATTGACTTTTTATATGAGTCTAGACAACTCATTAAAGAAAAAGCACTCACATCAACAGAAAGGCAAAGGTTACTCCAAGATATTTTGACTGAGGAATATAAACATCCGAATGCACAACAGTCTTTTATAAATTGGTTGAAAACACTGGATTCATCCAGATAG